The Alphaproteobacteria bacterium genomic sequence GAAGACGGCACCATGGCACGGCTGCCGGACCTGGTGACCTTCGCCCAGTTCCACGGCCTCAAGCTGGGCACCATCGCCGACCTGATCGCCTATCGCCGCCACAACGACACCTTGATCCGACGCACCCTCGAGACCACGCTGGAAAGCCGTTTCGGCAGCTTTCGCTTGATCGTCTACGTCAATTCGGTCGAGTACGCCGAGCACATCGCGCTGGTCAAGGGCGATCTTTCGGGCCATGATCCGGTGCTGGTGCGGGTCCACGCCTTCGACTTGCTGGACGACCTGCTGCTGGCCGAGGGCGGTCGCGGCGGCCAGTTGCACAGCGCCATGAGCGAGATCGAGCGCGCCGGCCGCGGCGTGCTGGTGCTGATCCGCGAGCCCCGGCGGTCCTCGCTTTCGGATTCGGTGCGCGATCGTCTGGGCGAGCCCCTCGAAGTGCCGCCGCAGTTGCGCGACTATGGCATCGGGGCGCAGATTTTGCTCGATCTCGGGGTTCGCGATATGGTGTTGTTGTCGAATTCCCAGCGCACCATCGTCGGCCTCGAGGGCTACGGCTTGAGCATCGCCGAACAACGTTCCATTCCCAAGCTGGAGGGCTTCTAACCATGGTTGACGCGCCCTACCTCCTGATCGTCGATGCGCGATTCTATCCCGACATTTCCGACGAGCTGGTGCGCGGTGCCCTGGGTGCCATCGAGGAGGTCAGGGGCAGCTACATGCGCGTCTCGGTGCCCGGCGCCTTCGAGCTGCCGGCTGCCATCCGCATGGCCATTCGCTCCATGGAGCTGGTCGGCGGCCGGCGGCGCTACGACGGCTACGTGGCTTTGGGCTGCGTCATCCGCGGCGAAACCAGCCACTACGATCACATCTGCGCCGAGGCGGCGCGCGGTCTCAACGATATCGCCATGAACTTTTCCGTGGCCGTCGGCAACGGCATCCTGACCTGCGAGACCCGCGAGCAGGCACTGGTCCGGGCCGCCACCAACCAGGGCAACAAGGGCGCCCAGGCGACCCGCGCCGCCATCGAGATGGT encodes the following:
- the ribB gene encoding 3,4-dihydroxy-2-butanone-4-phosphate synthase, with translation MRTSYHDYLSSIEEIIADVRQGRMVILVDDEDRENEGDLVIPAEIADAEAVNFMAKHARGLICLALTGERIAELELPLMAHKNESRHQTAFTVSIEAREGVTTGISAADRARTIAAAIDPAKGKSDINSPGHVFPLVARDGGTLVRAGHTEAAVDIARLAGFNPSGVICEIMNEDGTMARLPDLVTFAQFHGLKLGTIADLIAYRRHNDTLIRRTLETTLESRFGSFRLIVYVNSVEYAEHIALVKGDLSGHDPVLVRVHAFDLLDDLLLAEGGRGGQLHSAMSEIERAGRGVLVLIREPRRSSLSDSVRDRLGEPLEVPPQLRDYGIGAQILLDLGVRDMVLLSNSQRTIVGLEGYGLSIAEQRSIPKLEGF
- the ribH gene encoding 6,7-dimethyl-8-ribityllumazine synthase, whose translation is MVDAPYLLIVDARFYPDISDELVRGALGAIEEVRGSYMRVSVPGAFELPAAIRMAIRSMELVGGRRRYDGYVALGCVIRGETSHYDHICAEAARGLNDIAMNFSVAVGNGILTCETREQALVRAATNQGNKGAQATRAAIEMVRVKRELMPAR